A single genomic interval of Mycobacterium sp. DL592 harbors:
- a CDS encoding acyltransferase, whose amino-acid sequence MGVVRTGEIKALTGLRIVAALWVVLFHFRPLIWAASPRLKEDLAPLLNAGAQGVDLFFILSGFVLTWNYLERMGPSWSTRATLHFLWLRLSRVWPVYLVTMHIAALWIIFTLHVGTVPSPDVEKLTAISYVRQLFMVQLWFEPFFDGTSWDGPAWSISAEWLAYLVFGMAVLVIFRMATVTRARGLLLMAFVASLPPTILLLASGHFYTPWSWLPRIVAQFLAGALACAAVRRLRLTDRSRRLAGYCAVLITAAVVGILYYYDANPVNGMIDPGGVVVVLFMPLVVTLAIGVGSLPAVLSTRLLIYGGKISFSLYMVHELVHTAWNWMVAEYQLDFSMVMAKLVVLGLIVAALAGAALLYHGVEEPARRWMRRMVDFRDVKTIRAELPPDPAGGRVASIDSRPPRSARAG is encoded by the coding sequence ATGGGTGTCGTGCGAACCGGAGAGATCAAAGCGCTTACCGGCCTCCGCATCGTCGCCGCCCTGTGGGTGGTCCTGTTCCATTTTCGTCCGCTGATCTGGGCGGCGTCGCCACGCCTCAAGGAGGATCTGGCACCGCTGCTCAACGCCGGAGCCCAAGGCGTCGACCTGTTCTTCATCCTCAGCGGATTCGTCCTGACCTGGAACTATCTGGAGCGCATGGGGCCGTCCTGGTCCACCCGGGCGACGCTGCACTTCCTGTGGCTGCGGCTGTCGCGGGTGTGGCCGGTTTACCTGGTGACCATGCACATCGCCGCGCTGTGGATCATCTTCACGCTGCACGTGGGCACGGTGCCGTCCCCGGACGTCGAGAAGCTCACCGCGATCAGCTACGTGCGCCAGCTGTTCATGGTGCAGCTGTGGTTCGAGCCGTTCTTCGACGGGACCAGCTGGGACGGCCCGGCCTGGTCGATCAGCGCGGAATGGCTGGCTTACCTGGTGTTCGGCATGGCGGTGCTGGTGATCTTCCGGATGGCCACGGTCACGCGGGCGCGGGGACTGCTGCTGATGGCGTTCGTCGCATCCCTGCCTCCGACCATCCTGCTGCTGGCCAGCGGACACTTCTATACGCCGTGGAGCTGGCTGCCGCGCATCGTGGCCCAGTTCCTGGCCGGCGCGCTGGCCTGTGCCGCCGTCCGCCGGCTACGCCTGACCGATCGCAGCCGCCGCCTGGCCGGCTACTGCGCGGTGCTGATCACCGCGGCGGTCGTCGGGATCCTCTACTACTACGACGCGAACCCGGTCAACGGGATGATCGATCCCGGTGGCGTGGTCGTCGTGTTGTTCATGCCGCTGGTCGTCACGCTGGCGATCGGGGTGGGCAGCCTGCCCGCCGTGCTGTCCACCCGGCTGCTGATCTACGGCGGCAAGATCTCGTTCAGCCTGTACATGGTCCACGAATTGGTGCACACGGCGTGGAACTGGATGGTCGCCGAGTATCAGCTCGACTTCTCCATGGTTATGGCGAAACTCGTCGTGCTCGGATTGATCGTGGCCGCGCTGGCCGGTGCGGCACTGCTGTACCACGGTGTCGAGGAGCCGGCTCGGCGGTGGATGCGGCGCATGGTCGACTTCCGCGACGTCAAGACCATCCGCGCCGAACTGCCGCCCGACCCCGCCGGGGGACGGGTGGCATCGATCGACAGCCGCCCGCCGCGTTCGGCGCGCGCCGGGTGA
- a CDS encoding GDSL lipase has protein sequence MREALIRTAAAVFSAAVVLGAVVGHSPATHAYQLVNRGSADNRVAVIGDSYTTGTDEGGRGPQSWTAQAWQMLDGQGFRVDADVAAEGGAGYAIRGNRGSIFEDLTVRAVKRDDQLVVFFGSRNDQPADQQKFPVLVSEAFQIARRVAPAAKLLVIGPPWPTANPPDTVLAVRDSLRNQARAVGAVFVDPLAEGWFVGRPDLIGSDGVHPNDAGHAYLAEQIAPLIRNQLTIPL, from the coding sequence CTGAGGGAAGCACTAATTCGGACCGCCGCCGCGGTGTTCTCGGCTGCTGTGGTGCTCGGCGCTGTCGTCGGTCACTCCCCGGCGACGCACGCGTACCAACTGGTCAACCGCGGGTCGGCCGACAACCGTGTCGCGGTGATCGGCGACTCGTACACCACCGGCACCGACGAGGGCGGCCGTGGGCCCCAATCCTGGACCGCGCAAGCCTGGCAGATGCTCGATGGGCAGGGATTCAGAGTCGACGCCGACGTGGCCGCCGAAGGCGGGGCCGGCTACGCGATCCGCGGAAACCGGGGCAGCATCTTCGAAGACCTGACCGTCAGGGCCGTCAAACGCGACGACCAACTGGTGGTCTTCTTCGGTTCACGCAACGACCAACCGGCCGACCAGCAGAAGTTCCCGGTACTCGTGAGCGAGGCCTTCCAGATCGCGCGTCGGGTCGCGCCGGCGGCGAAGCTCCTGGTGATCGGGCCACCCTGGCCCACCGCGAACCCACCCGACACGGTGCTGGCGGTTCGGGACAGTTTGCGCAACCAGGCCAGGGCTGTCGGCGCTGTCTTCGTCGATCCGCTGGCCGAGGGCTGGTTCGTCGGGCGGCCGGATCTGATCGGCTCCGACGGGGTTCACCCCAACGATGCCGGACATGCCTACCTAGCCGAGCAGATCGCGCCGCTGATCCGCAATCAGCTCACCATCCCGCTGTAG